The Eriocheir sinensis breed Jianghai 21 chromosome 13, ASM2467909v1, whole genome shotgun sequence region GAAAGATGAAAATTGCTACATCATCACTGTGGTCTAATTGgcatgtgatgatgatggtggcctTACTACGTTTTACCATATCatcttgatgagagagagagagagagagagagagagagagacttacatagacttacatagaaaatcagaccacacagaccccatggtccagacttggtggtctgtccttaaacctaagtgattttacattaatcagaagactccaaaacgttgcatttctactctagttgatattaagttgaaggaagtgacggtcgagcttatttttgaaggagtcaatcgtgttacactggaccactgacggtgggagcttattccattctcgcactacaacgtttgtgaagaaaaatttggtgcagtctgaatttacttgtctacatttgagttttacgccattgttcctcgtacgcaaagtgtcatcgatcataaacaatgttgatctgtctacattcgtgaaaccattaagtattttaaaacattcgatcagttttcctcggaggcgacgtttctcaagagagaacatgttaagggtggaaagcctttcttcgtaagatttgttgcgcaaggaagggattatttatgttgcccgacgctgaacaccttctaatttagcaatgtcctttgcatcgggtaggcggtggccgaactggtagcgtactgggcccacattcaccgcgtgatggacgacgcgggttcgaatccccacgctaccacctcggatttttcggtcaccgccgagtggcttaaaactacccacatgctgtcctgaagatcacccatcaacccggaatctagaggaagccgtccaagcgaatcaagtacgagttccggggggcagcatgagccaatgcaagatggtgccactataaaacactcgcctgcgccagaacaggctgggccgaccatcaggccccacctggaagaagccttgggccgaccatcaggccccaccgggaagatgcctaccggcgcaataggcagcaacgtaaaaaaaaaaaaaaaaaaatggtggggagtattacatctttattcttgaataaaaagtttcttttaatgaagcccaacattctgttcgctttatttgctgcatcgatgcattgaagtgagaatttgaggtttgacgcgattttgacccccaagtccttaacgcattgaacgcttttgagtttcacgccgcgcatttcgtaatcgaacttcttattccttgttccaacgtgaaggacctggcacttgtctacgttaacgggcatctcccatctatccgaccaagctgaaattttgtgcaaatcctcttggaggctttgcctgtcttcgtcagtatgaaccgagttaccaatctttgtaacgtctgcaaatttactaatgcgattattgagtccaacatccacatcattgatgtaaataataaagagcactgggccaagaaccgagccctgagggacgctactagtgaccggcgcccactctgcgttaaatccatcaatcaccactctttgttgtctgttgctcaaccaattcgcgatccattgaagtacttgaccgtcaatacctatttgatttaattttcatagtaatttatgatgtgggactttatcaaacgctttctggaaatcaagatagactacgtccagtgatttggttacgtcataaactgtggagaggtcgttataaaaggtcaataggtttgataggcaggatcttttgttacggaggtCATGTTGTGCATCCCcatttaatgagtggctttcgaggtaactcacaattttgtctctaactatgctctcaagtagcttacctacaaccgaagttagactaatgggcctgtaattacctggtattttttgtctcctttcttaaaaatcggtgtcacgttagcctttttccaatccgaagggacgattccttgtcgcaagaacatattgaatacggttgtgagggaggaaagtatttcgctctttgtttctttgagcagtgtaggatatactttgtcaggtccaggccttttatttgttttaagtgattggagggctttaaggacttcatcggttgttatttcaaagttaggcagtgcttgctcgggatttacattagtactggtgttggtgatagtggtgggaggactgttagtattaaacaccgaggaaaagtaattgtttaataggtttgcaacgtgttggctgtcagtcactagtgcgccgtcgctgtttgttaagggttcaattccacttctgatcgcctttctgttgtttatgtaactgaagaaggatttcggattatttttacagttggccgcaatagtttcttcatatctacgctttgcctgacatactaatctttttactcgtcgcctggcatcatgataaagtctaatgttttcgggcgtgctttgctctttctttagcctgtaaaacaattttctctccttgactgagtgtttaatttcgctattaaaccaaggtgggcttttatttgtgttacttcgcttctcacacaaagggacgaatgtgttctgctgaatgagtaaatgatttttaaagcttagccaggcgtcctctacattaccgtcatctgatagttgcatttttattagttttcgtttgatttctacgaagttggctcttttgaaattgggcacctttactttattttcagtcactgatgtttgagctctaatgtcgatgcgcactaatttatgatcgcaagaaccgaggtattctcctaccgtgacattactgactaggttatcttgggtcgttataacaaggtctagtatgttattttgtcgagttggttcagaaaccatttggcttagataattttcttctaaaaatttgattattctatgtgactcgccttctgtacctgacagtgtcgcccagtcgatatgggggaggttaaagtctcctaatatcagtgagtcgctgttattaagtgactgccttaaaacgctgtacatttcaagatcggcatcgagtgattgccccggaggcctgtaggtgacagatatatttaaattgacctttgcagtgtttactcgcacgcacaaatgttcaacgttactgtctcctggtgttctgtcagtgggttgcaaatagcttttgacaaaaagggcgacaccaccccctctgcggtttacacgatctttgttgaagagtctgtagccatctgtgttgtattctgtacttaaatcaatatttgttgtgtcgataaatgtttcggttatagcaattacgtcaaaattttctgtcagagtaagacatctcaattcatcaaacttgtttcttaggctacgcgcattgaaactaaggattctTAGGTTGTCTTGAGGCTCAgtaatagaggtggaggtactggcgggttcaaggtTACGAATTTGTTGCGatgaatggcgtctatttacacgggcggggtggagggacgtggctgagagtcgttttttgatcggttgtcacgtactgcgtcgtttaggagccttccgaatctggctgccccgatgggggacaggtgtattccgtccctgtggaagagcttactctggccgtagaaactgtcccaggcgttaaaaaactcaacgtcaagctctctgcaaagagtctgtaagcggttgtcgaggctgaaggccttgctgaagaagtcgctctcatcccacgtcggtggtagaattcctgaaatcaaaatgttaggggatttagacctatactgctggatgagccgacagtacttgtccagcagttcctcagaccgggtcatggtgacgtcgttcgtacctgtatggagaacaaagagtgagtcattagaagcctcagcggagaacttgtccagggcagctgtgatgtcgtcaactccagcGCCAGGATAacaatagttacgcctacgacgggagactcttccacagaattcaaccacctgatggcgaatcatagagtcaccgaccaagaaggtgttctgctcgtcgtcctcctcctccagtatagcaaatctgttgtagcaatgagtagaataaatggctctagggggggggggggggagagagaaaataagagctTCAATTGTGTTGCAGCACCTTTCATGGGAGCCCTGACAATGAAATTAGGGCCTCGGCGGTGTTGTCTTCTCGGCACAGTTTTGATCATACTCGGCCTGCTGCTTGCCATCCCCATGTTCTCCATCTTCTACATGGCCTTAACACTGGGTGCTATCATAGGTAAGTGGTGGCAGCCGAGATCATGTCACTGGATGAAAAAGAAGTTCTTGTACAAGCGCTTGTAGCCTCACTGATCACCCTATCATTCTGCTTTCACTTGATGTTCTCCTGGTGGATTGGTTCCCCTTGAAGGTCAGTGGGAATCTTTTCTTTGGGAGGTATAGACAAACTTTTGTGTAAGTGTTggctttttattcttccttctgttttctcttaaCTGTGTCTCCCCTCAGGGGTCGGCCTTTGCATGAGCGAGACGCCTGGCTATATACTAGTCAACGATTACTTTCTGGAGAGGCGACCAACAGCTAACGGCTATCGTGCAGCAGGGAACCCCACGGGTGGTATTCTGTTCCCTCCACTGCTGGTGTTCCTCAATGAGCAGTTTGGTCTCCAGGGGACCTTCATCATGCTGGCAGGCACCATGATGCACCTGGCTGTTCTGGGCTCTCTCCTGCGTCCCTTTGAGCTGCACCAACGCATGATCCATCACCAGCACACTAAGACAATACAGGAAACCCAGggcactacctccaccaccaccaccaccatgtacaGCGACATGGcagtgcacacacacaaagataaacACCCCAGCAAGAAGGCGCTGGACTTCACACTATTCAAGAACCCGCAATACCTCATCTATCTGGGAGTGGCAATATCAGTCTGCATGACGCTGTCCAACTTTTTGGTCTTTGTCCCAGCATATGCATTCTCAGTGGGGCTCACTGAGTATCAGATCTCTATCATCACCTCCTACTTCTCGGGCATAGATGTTGTGTTACGCTTGCTTTCTGGCAATCTCATCGACAAGCTGAGCCTCAATGGGGCACACATCTTCACAGTAGGGTAAGCTATGTGTCTCGTTTAATATACTGCCTTGACATAACTGACAAATTTAAGATATGAAATAAGAATAACTCATCAGTATATGTCCGGGTGGCTCAGTCTTCTGGCTACTCTTGTTTGGTGACAAAATGCACCACACCTGTCGTGTTTACTTGCTTACACTGAGGGACAGATGCACTGCAGGCTGACGGTGGGGGGCGTGGGCTGTATGCTGGTGCCCCTGTGCTCCACCATATGGCAGATCATGCTTGCCATCACTCTTTTCGCCTTCGGTATGGCAAGTTTCTGGGCACTTATCAACACTCTAATGGCAGACGAATTTGGAGCTGAGTTGACGGCCTCCACCTGGGGCTTCTTCAGGATGGTGCAGGGCATCTGTGGCTTCATATATCCATCTCTTCTTGGTAAGGCTTTGCTGTGCTCTccattcctgtttccttttctgcAGCTATTTTTATGCTAACTGCTCCTCTAAACCAGCTAACATGCTCTCCCATGACTTCACTGCACACATCTATCAACTCTAGCTGATCCCTTTCCTGTCCAACTTCTAAATGCAAGATTTATCCATATCTTCAATTGTTCATCCCTTTCACCATTAATCAAACagtgaaacagccttcctttgtttgTATTGTATCTATGCTCACATGCCTTTAGGACGAGAGTCTTGACACCTCTTGAACCAAaaactaacctttttttttttaacttctcctGTCCTTCTGTTGTAATAGTAGTGATTTGTGGCCTTTtcaattcttttttcctttcaactGCCTCCTTAACTGAAAATAACACACCTCTGTCATATATCTACCAGCTGTCATCAATTATCTCTGACAGGACTGGCCAAGGATGTGACAGGAGGCTATGCCGCGCCTTTCCTCATCATGGGGAGTGCCTTCATCGTAGGATCTGGTATATTCCTTCTGCGGCCCCTTGTGGCCAAGTGCTCCGATAAAAGAGCTGAGAGACACCTGTCCTGAAGGCCTCAGTAATGATCTCCAGGAAGTGGTGGGCAAGTTAATGAAAAAAGTGGTGTCATTAACCATTAATCTGTTAAATCAGGTAATCAGCTTTGTTAAGGGTAATCAGTTAATTCTGCCAAAATTTAACCTATGATTCCATTAATCTGTTAGTCTGCTAGTTTTGTATAAATGAAACTCAATTTTCCTTCATAAAAGCCACTCTTGCTGGTAGAAAAGTTTTATTGATACCCCAAAATATTTAAAAAGCACTATTAGAATTCTGCAAGAATGGTGAGATATACGAGGCATGTGAGATGGGAAGATAGGGCATCAAACACGGAAGTGTGGTGTGGAGGATGTCAGCTATGGAGGCAGAGGGTGAGGTGGTATGGGTACGTCACGAGGAGAGAGGAGAGCCATGCACTCAGAAGAGCTATGTAGGTGAAGGTAGAAGGGAGACCAGCTGGATGACCAAAGAAGACCTGGAGagagtgtgtggaggaagacatgtGAAGGATGAACATCAGTGAGGAGAGAGTAAATaatcaagagtgggagagactcataaCTCGTCCGACCCCATTAGGGAATATAAGGTCATTGAATGAGAAATTAGAATTCCACTTTTATAATTGTTGTCCTCTGTTTTCACATACAACAATAACTCTTCAAGCTGCAGCCTGGGGTTCCCACACAGTTATaactgttgtcgtcacactgacaAGCGACGAGCGGCGAGTAACATTATAAACAAAGCCTCAGCCTTGGCACCTACTACatctacgcttcgcattacggctaaaTGTGCAGCTATGACGGGATTTCTTCCCGTTATTTAAAGagtgcagaagaagaaaagacgagtctggattcggtcatggctgaagaaaGTGCGATATCTAAAATGTGCCAGAGGCTGTATTATTTATAATCAAATAAAATCACTTGAGCTATGGAATGTGATATATCTtgcaattataaaaaaataagctCCTAATGTAATGAAATGACGATGTCATGACGTCACACTCTCATGCGAGCCACTTTCCCCCTTCCTGAGTTATtcttcttaacattttttttgaaAAATCAAACCATACGTTTATTTACCTTGTTATAAAGAACATCTACAGAAATTTCCATGTAAATCggttcatatttatattttatttggaTATATGAAAATCAAAATTCATGTTTTGAGATATAGCCATTTAAGGTTTTTCAAATTGTTCAGtgtcccttttctcttctatttctttcacgAATTCCCGGATTCTAACATATATTACCCGTTAACGCAAACAAATATTACACCGTTAAAATCGTCAAATTATTTAATCTCCTACTAATTCAATAAAGCTACTCAACAGTTACTGTGCGGACGCGGAAATCACCTGATGAGGGCGTGTCAGGCAGTCCAGCTAGAATCAcccctttttatcttttcacGCTTTTACCGGTATCATTATGatacatgtatgtatatatatatatatatatatatatatatatatatatatatatatatatatatatatatatatatatatatatatatatatatatatatgatatgctGGGGTCCTCAGCATATATACGTCAGAGGGTGGGGGGTTTCCATCATTGGGCGTCTTACCATCACAGTAGGGAGGCGGGGCGTCGGTAATGGGTTGGTGGCcggtctcctcttctctctttatttttattctgcaGCATGAATGTCGTGTATTTCAGGTGCTACCGCTTTGTTCTTGCTGCGTCCATCATAGTCACTGCGAAAATCACTCCAAAACTTGAACACCtgggcagactgactgactgcgcACACCTCAAGGCAAGTGACTTTGCCAGAAGTGAAAAGCTGCCTTTGTGTTAGGCTTCCAGAAACTTTTTGGTAGCTTCCTTGCTCAGCGATTAATGGCATTGCTCCATCTTGAGTTTCTTCTTTGCATCACACAGATCACTTTCTTCTGCACCCCTCTTTTGGAGGTAGTTTTGGTTCTCCAGCTCTTCGTTTGTGCATGCAGGCTGGCCATACATCTTGAATGAGCACAATTGCATGGCTGCAGTAGACCGGGCAGCCTATAACCTCAAAGTCAGCAATGGAAACTCCTAAAAGAGCGATGGTATCAAATATCATTCTCTGTGCCACCAATGACTGAGTCTTAAGATTTGGTACCAGAGGGTCATCCTTGACAGAGAAACATCCTTCCATTGCAGCTTGCCCATGTGACAGGGTCAGGAACTGGATTAGCTTCCGTAACACCTTCATTTATGGTTTCTGAGGCAGGCATATAAATAAGTACAGCCACAACCTCCAGCCACCAGACTTTTCAAACCTTAGCACAGTCAAATTTAAATGTCCTGTAGGTTCAAAATTATGGAACTAAAAGCATATGTTGATCGAGTATTTTCGATTTAGACTGATCTTGTCTTTCGTTTCTGAGAATGTGTGATATCCCTCCCGGGAGACAATGTAGTGCAGACACATTTTCTCCCACCTATTTGCCTTCAACTCCTTATTGCTCGGCTACTTTTGGTGGCATTCAAATTTGAAGCACGACATGTAAATCTCGACACTTTTCTGATTTTGTTGGTAAGAGTTCCATCCCATTATGAAAACATCTGGAGGGTTAAACTGCCTGAAAACATAAATTCTGACTGAACGGTGGAGAGGGGCTGCCCCTCACGCTCAGCTCGTCAACAAACCATTCGCACTAGTCCGTGGAGAAGCTATCTCCCCTGCGAGCGTGACCGCCGGCCACTATAGTCTATCGAGTCTAACTTGAGTCTTcaggcacggctcccctgagccgtTCCACCACGTTCcctaccatagctgggcgttatcgcgataagttatcgcgatactttatcgctgataacaaaatcgggttatcggcaatccgctacttatttagatatatatcggtatcttcgttacttgtGTAACCAAActtgcgataatcgctacttttttccgcctctcagaaaaaaaaaagttgtctccttcctactgcgcatgcgtggcccaggcacccagtgttgtatgaaaaaaattcggggtatgaaatatttcggtgaagagatttcatacgtacagcatcaacattaaaacattgggttaattttttttttatgttagactcaaaaatccatatatcaaagagaaaaataatttaactttgcccccaaaattattattcactgcctcaaatttgatattccatattcgtttgtgaccatgccatggttaagaaggcgcccggtgttgtgttatttggtgttccaccgtcaaaagctggcacttttgtttacaaacagtgGTCTCTCGttaactgcgcatgttcagaccagtaagcgtagccctgtacagtctcacaaagctttttaacacattaagagttgctggaaggctgaatcatacacacagtaccaccatcctctctgtttctagaacgacactctgtacatataaatacaactcgtacagagtgtcgttctagaaacagcgaggatggtgatagtggtactatatgtctgattcagccttccagcaactcttaattacggttaaaaagctttgtgagactgtacaggtctacgcttgctggtctgagcatgcgcagttcacgagagaccagtgtttgttaacaaaagcgccagcttttgacggtgggaacgccaaataacacaacaccagttcaGGCGTGTctggtattaccgtccatatgtacgtgtaagtgtgtgattttcaggttttgtaagttttctaaaaaacagataatgaaaatgtgaattcatctatgtttttttatttgaaatatcaatatagtatcgttttcgcctatcgtacttatcgctagctagtatcggaattgtggatttatatcgggtatcggttatcggttatcgcctatatttgtcttttcagttaacgaatatcggttatcaccgataaggttttccattatcagttatcggttatc contains the following coding sequences:
- the LOC126997951 gene encoding monocarboxylate transporter 2-like isoform X3, translated to MWGDVSCRYAWVIVWAVFGINTLVAGYIKSFGIMYLLLLQHFPDASGAESAWVMSLLFGTRGILSPFMGALTMKLGPRRCCLLGTVLIILGLLLAIPMFSIFYMALTLGAIIGVGLCMSETPGYILVNDYFLERRPTANGYRAAGNPTGGILFPPLLVFLNEQFGLQGTFIMLAGTMMHLAVLGSLLRPFELHQRMIHHQHTKTIQETQGTTSTTTTTMYSDMAVHTHKDKHPSKKALDFTLFKNPQYLIYLGVAISVCMTLSNFLVFVPAYAFSVGLTEYQISIITSYFSGIDVVLRLLSGNLIDKLSLNGAHIFTVGLTVGGVGCMLVPLCSTIWQIMLAITLFAFGMASFWALINTLMADEFGAELTASTWGFFRMVQGICGFIYPSLLGLAKDVTGGYAAPFLIMGSAFIVGSGIFLLRPLVAKCSDKRAERHLS
- the LOC126997951 gene encoding monocarboxylate transporter 2-like isoform X1: MPPAPAHRENSVHSHKEHDKQQSTSVMLEDDSHPSTSVTREGKDGIHQFTIERKDGTQQSSSSLCPASPEPPLLPLPPPSGRDKGYAWVIVWAVFGINTLVAGYIKSFGIMYLLLLQHFPDASGAESAWVMSLLFGTRGILSPFMGALTMKLGPRRCCLLGTVLIILGLLLAIPMFSIFYMALTLGAIIGVGLCMSETPGYILVNDYFLERRPTANGYRAAGNPTGGILFPPLLVFLNEQFGLQGTFIMLAGTMMHLAVLGSLLRPFELHQRMIHHQHTKTIQETQGTTSTTTTTMYSDMAVHTHKDKHPSKKALDFTLFKNPQYLIYLGVAISVCMTLSNFLVFVPAYAFSVGLTEYQISIITSYFSGIDVVLRLLSGNLIDKLSLNGAHIFTVGLTVGGVGCMLVPLCSTIWQIMLAITLFAFGMASFWALINTLMADEFGAELTASTWGFFRMVQGICGFIYPSLLGLAKDVTGGYAAPFLIMGSAFIVGSGIFLLRPLVAKCSDKRAERHLS
- the LOC126997951 gene encoding monocarboxylate transporter 2-like isoform X4; protein product: MPPAPAHRENSVHSHKEHDKQQSTSVMLEDDSHPSTSVTREGKDGIHQFTIERKDGTQQSSSSLCPASPEPPLLPLPPPSGRDKGYAWVIVWAVFGINTLVAGYIKSFGIMYLLLLQHFPDASGAESAWVMSLLFGTRGILSPFMGALTMKLGPRRCCLLGTVLIILGLLLAIPMFSIFYMALTLGAIIGVGLCMSETPGYILVNDYFLERRPTANGYRAAGNPTGGILFPPLLVFLNEQFGLQGTFIMLAGTMMHLAVLGSLLRPFELHQRMIHHQHTKTIQETQGTTSTTTTTMYSDMAVHTHKDKHPSKKALDFTLFKNPQYLIYLGVAISVCMTLSNFLVFVPAYAFSVGLTEYQISIITSYFSGIDVVLRLLSGNLIDKLSLNGAHIFTVGCTAG
- the LOC126997951 gene encoding monocarboxylate transporter 2-like isoform X2, which encodes MPPAPAHRENSVHSHKEHDKQQSTSVMLEDDSHPSTSVTREGKDGIHQFTIERKDGTQQSSSSLCPASPEPPLLPLPPPSGRDKGYAWVIVWAVFGINTLVAGYIKSFGIMYLLLLQHFPDASGAESAWVMSLLFGTRGILWVGLCMSETPGYILVNDYFLERRPTANGYRAAGNPTGGILFPPLLVFLNEQFGLQGTFIMLAGTMMHLAVLGSLLRPFELHQRMIHHQHTKTIQETQGTTSTTTTTMYSDMAVHTHKDKHPSKKALDFTLFKNPQYLIYLGVAISVCMTLSNFLVFVPAYAFSVGLTEYQISIITSYFSGIDVVLRLLSGNLIDKLSLNGAHIFTVGLTVGGVGCMLVPLCSTIWQIMLAITLFAFGMASFWALINTLMADEFGAELTASTWGFFRMVQGICGFIYPSLLGLAKDVTGGYAAPFLIMGSAFIVGSGIFLLRPLVAKCSDKRAERHLS